A stretch of DNA from Sugiyamaella lignohabitans strain CBS 10342 chromosome B, complete sequence:
GTACATCAATGTCGACGCATCCATTGCCAGACGACGAGTGGCCTACCGCCACGTCGACTCAGGCATCACCCCGAATCTCGAACTAGCCTATGCCCGTGCCGACGGCAATGACGCTACAAACGGTATATACATTTCCACCCACTCTAGTCCACCGGACATCACTATCCAAAGCATAGACGAACCCAGCGGTCCCGAGACTACGTCCACGCGAACCTGTCTCAACTGCCGCCACGTACATGCTGTGGGTTTACAAGCTAATCCATGAACTGTGTCACTACTAATCCAACcgcgcctccggcggctggggctctgccccagaccccgtggctcctctcgcttcgctcgagtcgttacgtgaGGATCCCACATTTTAAACGCTTTCTGGAAACCAGgcgtaacgactcgagcgcagcgagaggagccgtggggtctggggcgcagccccagccgccggaggcagctgcGAAGTTAGTCTGTGTCGAAAAATTGGTCGTCATGGTAGTCGCGAAGCAGTGCTGAGGTGAGACGGACGTAGTCCCAGCGGGCCCAGACGGGGCTCAGTGGTGAAGCCGGGTACCAGTAGTTGACGCTCACACAGAGTTCTGAGTTGTCTATCTGGACTTGGTGGTACCAGAGGGCCGGGATGAATAGAATGTCGCCAGGCTCGAGGACCACTCTGTATACTTTGCAGTGGGTGCGATATATAGAATTGTGGGTCGATGGGTCGCTGGGGTCCACAGTGGGAAACATGACTCGTGGTTCTTTGCTCTCGACTCCTTTTAATGAAATCTCCAAGGATGTGTCTCCGGGGATGTATTGGTCAGTGCCGTCGATATGGATGTAAAACTTTCCGTCTCGCTTGACATAGGTTGCTGGAACAAGAAACTTTTCTAAACAGAGTTAGCTGACTGTAGCTTAAAGCATGTGATGTCTGCTTTCAACTTACCATCGAGACAATATGCATCACCTGGAGGAATCAGGTAAATGACTTTTTGGCCTGTTACCTGTGCAAATAAATTATCGTAATTGTCTAGTACCGTTAGTAACCTTATGGATTTTGAGAGGTAGGGCCTCTATCTCCCTCGATCTCTTATCATAATCGTTCACTTGATGCCTCGCAGAAATGTTCCTCCGTCAAGGATCAAATCAATATATCACATACCGTTATGCAAGCGAGACGTCGTGCCAGAGCTACCAATCCATAAATTGACAGCCTCGGGCTCGTCTCTGAAAACAGGGTCCGCGAATGGCAGTGACCCAGGGATATCTTTGAGGAGCGGGCTGAACTCTTTGTGAAGATTACCATCCTGGCTTTGCATATAATACGCAGATGGATTAGATTTGGCGTGCTCCAGAAGATCCAGCAGTTCACCACCAGACATCTCAGATATTTCAGGTTTGACAAATATAGAACCATGAATTGGCGAGTCGGCATTGCCATATGGAGTTTCTGCCACTTTGACTTTCAGATGGCCCATCTTGGATCTCAAACCATCTGCATTCAGCTCCAATGAGTTGAATATATTAGAATCTGTATGAAAGTTAGTATACAGAAAACTTGAGCTGGcttataatatatttcaaTATTATCAAATAATACTAAATTTGTGAGCTTTTAGTTGAAAAAATTGGTCTCACACTTGAAATTTAGTAGTATACACAACTTACTTCTGATCCATAGGGGAAAATTATCGGCTACACTTCTGCTCAATTGCATAGAGTCAATTCCACCATTCTCATCAGCTATAACCTCTGGAACCTCGTCTGGATATGCCAAATTTTGAACATCCATCTGCCGTAGAAGTCCATACTCCAGCAGCTTCCGCGAAACGGATCCCTCCATCGCCTTTCACTATGATTTGAGATTGTTTGGATTGACGCTGTGGATCCTTTTTTGTTACCCCCTGCATATTGTCATGTGACGAGGTTCACAATGATCCCTGGCTACACTGTCACTTAACCGGAAGAAAGTAGTTTTGCAACTGCTAGGAACTGTAAAGAAACTCCAGCTGGAGAGATTCTTATACAATTTTATAGTAGTTTTCAGATGGATATCAACGGTCCTAGCAACTCCTGCgtagcaggagccacggggtctggggcggagccccagccgccggaggcaaaaccGTCCACCCCGTATGTCTATGTCCGAGTAGGTCATAGAAATGTAGAGCGGAAGGAGCTACTGGTCTCAGGGGTAAGTGGAGTTCGCGGGGGATGGCCGGCTTTCGGCGGCCGAGTCAACCCCGGCGGAATGTGGATGGATAGCCGCGCGTCAGGGTACCGACAATTTACCGACGAAAAGTACCGACGTGCTTCTCCACTTTGGGAGCCTGTCATAGCGTCAGTTCCGAGCAGGAATATATTCAGGTGAGCAAGAGCGGAACTACTTGGTAAGTATTTTGACGTGGCTTCAAGTTGAGGAGTAGATTTTCGAAGATTTTACTTGTACTGTCGTTTGGATTGGCTATTGATTGAAAATATCTAACACTGTGGTTTTAGCAAAGCATTTATTTCAGAGTCATAATTCAAATTACCAGGTCAGCGGTTGAACATTAAAGTTGAATACAGCTCACTACGAAATTAATTTTACTTGGAAATATCATTAAAATACACAATGctttcagcttcatcatTAAGAAGGGCCGCATTCAGTGCCAGAAGTGCTGGTATCATCAGATCCAGATTGGCATCGACTTTGGCGGTTATTGAGCATGCCGACTCTAATGTGGCCGCTGGTTCTCTGAGTGCCATCTCGGCAGCCAAAGAGTTAGCAGGTTCTGACCCAGTGACTGCTATTATTGCTGGATCTAATGCTGCCAAGGTTGCCGAATCATTGGGAAAGGTTCCTGGCATTAGCAAGATTCTTGTTGCTAGCAACTCTGCTTACGACAAGGGATTACCAGAAAACTTGGCTCAATTATTGGCCGAGAACGTCAAAAAGAACGGATTTTCTCATGTTGTGGCTGCTAGCTCGGCATTTGGTAAAAATGTCATCCCTAGAGTTGGTGCTCTTTTGGATGTCCAACCCAttactgatatcatcaagaTTGAATCTGAAGACACTTTCGTCCGTCCCATTTATGCTGGCAATGCCATTGCTACTACCAAATCCAATGATCAAATCAAGCTAGTAACCATCAGAACTTCAGCAttcgctgctgctgaaactgaaggcggttctggtgccgctgTAGAGGATGCCGTCGATCCTAATTCCGAGTCTCTCTCTGAATGGATCTCTGAGGAATTGACCAAGAGTGAACGTCCTGATTTGGGTGTTGCATCCAAGATTGTTTCTGGAGGTAGAGGTCTTAAGGACAAGGAGAACTTTGACAAGGTTATTTATCCATTTGCTGATGCCATTGgcgctgctgttggtgcttCAAGAGCGGCTGTCGACTCTGGTTTTGCTGATAATTCTCTCCAAGTTGGTCAAACCGGTAAAGTCGTGGCTCCCGAGCTTTATATTGCCGTCGGTATCTCCGGTGCTATTCAACACTTGGCTGGTATGAAGGACTCGAAGACCATTGTGGCCATCAACAAGGACCCAGAGGCCCCCATTTTCCAGGTTGCTGATCTCGGTCTTGTTGCAGACCTCTTTGAGGCTGTTCCTGAGCTCACCACCAAGCTCGGTTAAACTGTATATTTAAACCAATAACAAAACTACCTGAAGTATAAGATTTTCTCTAGTGCAGGGCTCGGCTCCACCCCAGATGTGTCGTGCTTTTCAAGCGAGCACTCTAACGGTGTAGAAAACGAGTCGAGGAATGTGACGGAAAATAAGCGGAATGGGTGAAAAGGACCTAAACACTGCCAGACATGGAAACTCCAGGGGTAGATTCGTGGTGCGGCTGAGAGATCAACCGAGACCTGCATACTGATAACGATTTTTATGATCGTTAATGAGTCAAGAGGGAATTGTTCGCGGGATTTAGTGTGACTGTTTGGTGAAAAACTGtcatattaatatatatatagaagAGGGTCTGAGGTTTTTTTCATCTGTCCTTTCTGCCTTTTTGCATTTGtattataattttttttggcagaaAAATGCTTCGCACTTCCCGTCTGTCGTTAATAGCTCAATCTCTGGGCAAAAGAGCATACTCAGTCGAGGTCAACAAATCCTGGACTCCTTATGTAGTCCAGACTTATTCTCGTCCTGAAGTCTTTTTAAACAAGGGTAAAGGATCGTTGCTATGGGACTCGGAGGGAAAAAAGTATATTGATTTCACTGCTGGTATTGCAGTCACCTCTTTAGGGCATGCTGACGACGAGATTGCTGAGATTTTAAAAGATCAAGGCTCATTATTGCTCCACACTTCGAATTTGTATTATAGTGACTGGATGGTTAAGGCTGCTCATGATATCATTGAGACTACCAAGAGATCAGGTGGTATGAAAGATGCTCATCAAGTATTTTTTGCTAACAGTGGTACTGAAGCCAACGAAGCTGCCCTCAAGTTTGCCCGTAAATGGGGAAATACTCGTTCTCATCCTCGTAATGGGGTTGTCTCATTTGGTGGCTCTTTCCATGGTCGTACATTTGGATCTCTAAGTGCCACTGCCACCCCAAAATATCAGGAGCCTTTTGCTCCTATGGTGCCAGGATTCAAGCATGGCACGATCAATGATACTCCCGCCTTGTCGTCTTTGATCACTGAAGATACTTGTGGAGTAATTGTTGAGCCAATCCAGGGAGAAGGTGGTATCAACAGCTGCTCAGTTGAATTCTTGACTgctcttcgtcgtcgttgTGACGAAGTGGATGCTGTGCTCATCTACGACGAGATTCAATGTGGACTTGGTCGTACCGGTGACTTCTGGGCACACCAAATCTTACCCCAAGAGGCTCACCCAGACATCCTCACTACTGCTAAATCCCTTGGTAATGGTTTCCCTATCGGTGCCACTATCGTATCTGAGCGTATTGGTAACGTTCTTGCCAAGGGTGACCACGGAAGTACCTACGGTGGAAACCCATTGGGTGCTCGCATTGCTTGCAATACAGTTGCTCGTCTATCAGACGCCAAGTTCTTGGAGGGCGTCAAAGAGAGGTCAAAGGTATTCACCGACCGTTTCAGTCAGCTCCAAACCAAGTACCCTAAGCTTGTCACTGAAACCCGTGGCCGCGGTCTTATTCTCGGTTTACAACTAACCGTTGATGTTGCACCAATTATCGACCAACTTCGTGAGAAGGGACTTCTTGTGGTGTCTTGTGGAACCAACACTCTTCGTTTCGTACCTGCCCTTAATATCCCAACCGAGCTTATTGAAGAGGGACTCGATATTATCGATGCAACGCTCTCGAGCCAATCTCAATAAATAGActacaattttttttacattGACTTTAATACTGAACTGAaagctgcctccggtggctgaGTCTCTCATAGGATATTCTTATAGGATATCTGTGTATTGAGCCTGGAGAATAGCTAGAGGGACAGCAGTGACTAGGGCAGAGCCCCTGCCCCTGACAGAGGAGACATAAGCCGAATCACAGAttggaaaatatgaaaatgCATTAAGTGtgtgaataaaataaaataaatgtTCCAAGTAGCTGGCGACTAAGTTACTGAGAATGCATCGAAAATTACATTAAGTTGGTTACCTATTGATAACCAGCTGCTTACCAGTTGCTTACCAGTTGGCTCTACTGCCACCAGCATTTCGAAGCTTGTTTCGCAAGTTGTCTCTACGATCTGAGGAACTATTAGAGTTGTCAGAATACATATGGGGTCGTGAGCTGGTGGGTGCATTACCCCTTATAGggagatgctgttgttgttgttgagcctgttgttcttgctgctctagctgctgttgctgacgACGTCTATAAATCTCTTGTAATGATGACTGGCTCCGTGATGATAGGGGCCTACCTGGCAGCTGTTCAGATTGATTCTGCAAGCCATTGCTATAGTTTCGCCCACTGGAAGGAGTCGCAGCTGATTGAGGTACTCCCAGCCATTGAGGAGCATAGCCTTCTTTTGCTGTATAATAGCGTACTAATGCCTTGTGTATAACTGTATCTGTCTCGGTATCTCCATCGTGTTCAGAGTTAGATAGTGACAGATTCGATAACGCCTGAGAGGCGGATCCATACTGTGTCTTGATTTTAGACCAGAATTGTGACATATCTGATCAGTACTGCTATCTCCCCGTAGTTTGGTGAAGCTAGCTTGCTGTAATATTATATGACATATAaaagtcacgtgatacTTAATGACCCAGGGCATTGGACGTCGGGACACGACTCGTGAAGTCTCAGAACCAGTTTCTAAAGGGGAAGAGAAAGTTGGTTGATAGGTTCACGGAAGTGAACATATAATTAGATACTCTTTTTACACGTTTTGTCGTAATTCTGTTATGATTTGAAAGGGTTCATGTTATTGCATACATTTGCCTTCTCGGCTATATATAGCAATAGTAGAGCTGCTCTAATTCTTGAAGATTGCAGTTGAAAGACGATTAGTTCTGATCCCATATGGTAAGACTGACTAGTAACTTAATGGTAATGGTTACTACTACTACGGCAATATCTATTATCTTGCCGTATATATGACGTCCTGAGCGAAATATTTTAGTGGTGGGTCACATACCCGCTGCTCTAGCCTTATCTCTCTAATCTCAAATGTTCTTagtttattaatattatctaTTCTTTTGTGTAGTATCAATTTAGGAGCCTTCGGCATCTACAAGCTTTTGTACTTAAAATATTACAAGCTATTCGAATTCAATAGAGCCAATGCAGTGGTATCTGGGCTGCAATACTAAAAGGCGTGACTCGAGCTCAAGTACTGATATAGATGcatctttttttgctaTGTCTCTTAGACTGAAACCAAATATTGGAATATTCCCGTGAgtctaatatatatatatattcgGGCCTGATCACAACGTCTAAACCATGTCAGTATCTTATCGTACCCTTATCTTACAGCGTCGATCGCAGAATTTGGAGCCAAGACCGCTTATCGCTCTCTACTAGCCCTATCAGTCTTGTTCATATGCGCGGCTCTCTGACTAAGTTTCCACGAAGCTTGAGAGGGACCAGACGTGTCAAGAGCtaactttattttctttatttgttttcGGACTGCATTGAAATACAGCCAAAGCGGTAAATTCCGAACCTTCCTTAACTATGATTCATATTGGGCACGGGCGAGCAGGATATCTAGAGTGAGCAGTACCTGCGGTCCATCCAGTTTTTTTGCTTATATCCTGAATTTCATCTCTAAAGACACcattaattattttaaaTTGATAGATACAAGCAACCATAGCGCTGACACAACCAAAATAGTAACAGAGTAAAAGACGGACCAGGTCAACGGAAAACAAACTGCAGCTGCATACAACATGAGATATATAGAACGGATGAGCTGCCTGATTTGGAACTGCACATGCCGTTATCAGCAGGACATCGTGTGTTCAGAACGAAAGCCGGTCCATGAATTTTTGACTAATCCACACCCGTAGTTAGATTTCAAAGGACAGGGTCAGTGAAATGATCTTATATAACGACACAGAAGCCATCAGAGCTTTTACTTAGTCCAATAGtccaatatcaaaaacTTTTCAGTTTGCCCAGGAACGGTATCGGTATTGACGATCGTTCGTCATATACGGATCAATTTGGCTTGTAAAAAGCCGTTGGTTTGTACATAATTATAACCTATTGCCGAAGCACGTTCTCGAACTGATATCTGTCGGGTGAACACGACTCTGGAACGGTTGTAAGCGGCCCTGATAATCTCAACAGGGtaagaagagaagcaggaacaacaATTTTAAGGGCTACTATGGCATGATCGCCATACTAACGCTCCGTTACAGCTATCTCTGAAACCTGACGTTTGGTAGCGTACATCGTCGCTTTCGACATTCACAACACTGCTAATATAGCATGAAGTTTGCAAAGAGGTATGTATTCTGGGTATAACTTAGCTCTGTATTTTATGGAAATTACGAGACTGAGTAAATTGAGCGAGAGGTGAATAATGTGAGGGTTGTAGGATTTATCTGTATTATCAGGAACTGGTAGTCAGACCAAATCGAAGACCCTAAGCTTAAGCCGATCTATCCTTTGATCCATAAAAGCCCTTCTAAGAGTAATTTGTTTGTCAGAAGCATAAATGGGACTCGAATTTGGCTACTTAATGAATAATTCACTAACGACTATTGCAGTTTGCAAAGGAACCAGGTTCCTGAATGGAGGTGAGTATATGCTACATGCTATATTGATGTTGCCAATTTAGACAGTCAATTGAGTACGGATATATGGATATCTATCTCATAGATATAGACGGTAATAGAATGAAGGGCTGAATCGGCTATATTCCATGAGCTATATTTTGTGACCTTCAGTCCATGCCAATGACGGACTTTGGGCCCCGATTATTTTTGATGCCTGGACCAGATCGATCGCCTTTGGTCTCGAGCCACGAAACTAACCCTGTAGTCTTTCCTATTTAAATTACAAGGAACTGAAGAAAATCATAAAGCAGATTAGCGAAAGTCGCAATGAATCTGAATCCACACCAACTGTATTAGGCAAGTCCCTGTCAGTGGCCTCGCTCACATCCACCTTGTCTGAGACAACATTGGCGccttttttctttgctttGGATCGAAATGCCGAATCAGTCGACTCGTTTTTCAATGCCAAGTTTGCAGAATATTGCCGTCGACTTGGTCATGTGGAAGAACGATACACACTCAATTCACTAAACAGTAAGACCTTTGAGTTTGAGGAACTAGAGGATCTGATGGGTGTGTTAGTGGAGTTACGCAGTCAGTTTCGTAAATTACAATGGTATGCCGAAGTTAATAAGCGAGGATTTGTGAAGATTCTCAAAAAGTTCGATAAAAAGATCGGAACTCATACACAAATGAAGTATTTAACATCGAAAATATCCATTCTACCATTTGCAAATGGTGTGTTGATCGATGATAAACTGGCTGATGTCAACAAATACCTGTCAGTTATCTCACCACTGGTTAGTTCGTCGAGAGATGACGATGGTAACAGCGTGAAGACCGACCACAGAAATGATTCTGATCTGTTTCTGGAAGTTTCGTCAATCAATGGTGTTGGTGCCGGTGGTAATACGTCAGATAGTGGATTTGTCGGCGAAATGAAACTTGCAATTGCAACGGATGACGTGGAGAATTTAGAGAGCGTTCTTTCTGAGGGCCCTGTGAGCCAAAAGGTGCTTTTGTCACTATTATTCAAAGCAGTATCTGCCAAAGCTACCAAGTCAATTAAACTCCTGTTGACCCATATTGAGACGCTAGAGGAACTAGCTGAGCTCAACGGAAGAAACGTGATACATCGAATTATCATTAACCATGGCCGTCGTAGGAACAACGCTAAAACCACAACTTCTTCACCGGCTACACCCGAGTCAAATGTTGGCGAAGCTGGAGCCAGTGGTAGCGTCAGCCCAAGTACAAACCCAAACAAAGCCAATACTGAAACCTCATCTAGTTCCTCTGTGATAGATGACAGCTCAACAGGACACCATAGCATGAACTTTCTCCATCCTGCTGTTGTACCAAGAGCTGCAACAAATATGATGAAGGTTTTTGGAAGTGACGGAGAACATGCTGCAGACGATGAAACTGTCCTGGACTTCTTATTAGGATGTTTGGATAATAAGCAACGAAGCGCAATCATTGCTCGCGACCATCACAACCGAACTCCTCTTCACTATGCTGCTCATTACGGTCTTAAGCTCATGACAACTGTGTTATTAAAGTATATGAAGGACTGGGGATACCTATCTAGCAGCGGCATCACAGAAAGTGAATGGAAAGACAGCGAAGGAATCCTCCCTATTCAATTATCGGTTGCTGCAGACCATCCTAAGACAACAAAGGTACTATTAGAGGCGATAGAGCCAACTGATTCGAACAAGAAACAATTGGCTGCTGACTTGTTGCCAGTTGCATCTCAGTTAGGAGCTAAAAAGCTACTTGAAGTTCTATTGGACTATGGGTTGGATATCAATTTCACTTCTGAATCGCTCAACAACGAGACACCGTTATTTATCTGCTCGAAGATGAATCATGTCGAAGCTGTCCAACTGTTAATAGATAGACATGCGGACACTGAAATTAGTGAAGGTACTTATGGCTGGACTCCTGTTTTTGTTGCCGCAGTAGATGGGTTCCGAGAAATTGTGAAGATTCTACTTAGTGGAGGTAGTCGTATTGATATTGTGGACGGATCAGGTTGGAACGCCATGGAGCATGCTTGTCTTCGTGGACACCTCGATCTGGTAGATATTCTCAAACCCCCATTCCCATTCAAGTCTGTGTTGGAAACTAGTAATAGCAATGGCTCAGACAGCGACGTTTCTACTCCTAATCCCGCTACAGCTCCAGGTCGTAGTAACCTGGCCCCGGAGCCACACCAGCCTTCTACAATCGATCCTATCAAGACATTTGGTCACAGATATCTAAAGGATAAGTCCATGGTTTTGGTCACTATTGGTACGACGGATCTGAGAAAAATGATCAACCCCGTCCAGCTCGATCGTGTGCCCTATTCCAAGGCACATTCCACCCAGCTCGATACCGCCTTATCTATGATTGTGTCGGCTTCTGGATGTATTGGAGAACCAGCTGTAATTGATCTACCCATTCCAGACTATGGACTATCAACAGAGCCATTATCATT
This window harbors:
- the GDE1 gene encoding Gde1p (Glycerophosphocholine (GroPCho) phosphodiesterase; hydrolyzes GroPCho to choline and glycerolphosphate, for use as a phosphate source and as a precursor for phosphocholine synthesis; may interact with ribosomes; GO_component: GO:0005737 - cytoplasm [Evidence IEA,IEA]; GO_component: GO:0005737 - cytoplasm [Evidence IDA] [PMID 14562095]; GO_component: GO:0005840 - ribosome [Evidence IDA] [PMID 16702403]; GO_function: GO:0047389 - glycerophosphocholine phosphodiesterase activity [Evidence IMP,ISS] [PMID 16141200]; GO_function: GO:0008889 - glycerophosphodiester phosphodiesterase activity [Evidence IEA,IEA]; GO_function: GO:0016787 - hydrolase activity [Evidence IEA]; GO_function: GO:0008081 - phosphoric diester hydrolase activity [Evidence IEA]; GO_process: GO:0006071 - glycerol metabolic process [Evidence IEA]; GO_process: GO:0046475 - glycerophospholipid catabolic process [Evidence IMP,ISS] [PMID 16141200]; GO_process: GO:0006629 - lipid metabolic process [Evidence IEA]); protein product: MGVLVELRSQFRKLQWYAEVNKRGFVKILKKFDKKIGTHTQMKYLTSKISILPFANGVLIDDKLADVNKYLSVISPLVSSSRDDDGNSVKTDHRNDSDLFLEVSSINGVGAGGNTSDSGFVGEMKLAIATDDVENLESVLSEGPVSQKVLLSLLFKAVSAKATKSIKLLLTHIETLEELAELNGRNVIHRIIINHGRRRNNAKTTTSSPATPESNVGEAGASGSVSPSTNPNKANTETSSSSSVIDDSSTGHHSMNFLHPAVVPRAATNMMKVFGSDGEHAADDETVLDFLLGCLDNKQRSAIIARDHHNRTPLHYAAHYGLKLMTTVLLKYMKDWGYLSSSGITESEWKDSEGILPIQLSVAADHPKTTKVLLEAIEPTDSNKKQLAADLLPVASQLGAKKLLEVLLDYGLDINFTSESLNNETPLFICSKMNHVEAVQLLIDRHADTEISEGTYGWTPVFVAAVDGFREIVKILLSGGSRIDIVDGSGWNAMEHACLRGHLDLVDILKPPFPFKSVLETSNSNGSDSDVSTPNPATAPGRSNLAPEPHQPSTIDPIKTFGHRYLKDKSMVLVTIGTTDLRKMINPVQLDRVPYSKAHSTQLDTALSMIVSASGCIGEPAVIDLPIPDYGLSTEPLSFYSNDVEKVRLYFDLVPTYSGNQKRVLGRGVALLSSVYTPLGLKKRSLHQTVTIPIIESETLEVLGTVDFNFLVITPFHHPKMGIEKSATYWKSLITTRVIGHRGLGKNSNNKKSLQLGENTIESFIQAANLGASYVEFDVQLTKDHIPVIYHDFLVGETGIDIPMHSLTLDQFLDAARPTVAPTTVSPVGGGPARMPSPDSRPFRQRSQSVFVTGSGEREDEFDIMSDRMKHTRDFKIKGFKGNSRGHSIQSPFTTLVEAFKTLPKHVGFNIECKYPMLDESEAEDMENFAFELNLWCDTVLKCVYDYGDGRDIIFSSFHPDICLMLSLKQPSIPILFLTESGTAPMADIRASSLQEAIRFAKRWNLLGIVSECTPLIKCPRLVNVVKASGLVCVSYGTENNNPVNARLQMKSGVDAVIVDSVLAVRQGLTVGDTVDDEDSLIATPAALSSVSE